A genomic window from Eleginops maclovinus isolate JMC-PN-2008 ecotype Puerto Natales chromosome 9, JC_Emac_rtc_rv5, whole genome shotgun sequence includes:
- the tbl1xr1a gene encoding F-box-like/WD repeat-containing protein TBL1XR1a isoform X1, giving the protein MSISSDEVNFLVYRYLQESGFSHSAFTFGIESHISQSNINGALVPPAALISIIQKGLQYVEAEVSINEDGTLFDGRPIESLSLIDAVMPDVVQTRQQAYRDKMAQQQAAASAPTSATGGSIAGNAKNGENTANGEENGAHALANNHADLMEVDGDVEIPQNKAMVLRGHESEVFICAWNPVSDLLASGSGDSTARIWNLSENSTSSSTQLVLRHCIREGGQDVPSNKDVTSLDWNSEGTLLATGSYDGFARIWTKDGNLASTLGQHKGPIFALKWNKKGNFILSAGVDKTTIIWDAHTGEAKQQFPFHSAPALDVDWQSNNTFASCSTDMCIHVCKLGQDRPIKTFQGHTNEVNAIKWDPTGNLLASCSDDMTLKIWSMKQDSCVHDLQAHSKEIYTIKWSPTGPGTNNPSANLMLASASFDSTVRLWDVERGICIHTLTKHQEPVYSVAFSPDGRHLASGSFDKCVHIWNTQTGALVHSYRGTGGIFEVCWNAAGDKVGASASDGSVCVLDLRK; this is encoded by the exons ATGAGCATTAGCAGTGATGAGGTCAACTTCCTGGTCTACAGATACCTACAGGAGTCAG ggTTCTCCCACTCGGCGTTCACTTTTGGTATAGAGAGTCACATCAGCCAGTCCAACATCAATGGAGCTCTGGTTCCCCCTGCTGCCCTCATCAGCATCATCCAGAAGGGCCTGCAGTACGTGGAGGCTGAAGTCAGCATCAATGAG GACGGCACATTATTTGACGGGCGGCCCATagagtctctgtctctgattgACGCCGTGATGCCGGACGTTGTTCAGACGCGGCAGCAGGCCTACAGGGATAAGATGGCGCAGCAGCAGGCAGCCGCTTCAGCCCCGACCTCGGCCACCGGAGGCAGCATCGCCGGCAACGCCAAGAACGGAGAGAATACTGCCAACGGGGAGGAGAACGGAGCCCATGCCTTAGCTA ATAACCATGCAGACCTGATGGAGGTGGACGGAGATGTGGAGATCCCTCAGAACAAGGCCATGGTCTTGAGGGGCCACGAGTCAGAGGTCTTCATCTGTGCCTGGAACCCCGTCAGCGACCTGCTGGCCTCAGG gtcTGGGGACTCGACGGCTCGCATCTGGAACCTGAGTGAGAACAGTACGAGCAGCTCCACACAGCTGGTGCTGAGACACTGCATACGAGAGGGGGGGCAGGACGTCCCCAGCAACAAAGACGTCACCTCGCTAGACTGGAAT agcgAGGGCACGCTGTTAGCAACAGGCTCCTATGACGGTTTTGCCAGAATATGGACGAAGGATG GGAACCTGGCCAGCACACTGGGCCAGCACAAAGGTCCCATCTTTGCCCtaaagtggaataaaaaaggcaattttATCCTGAGTGCAGGAGTAGACAAG ACAACAATCATATGGGATGCCCACACAGGAGAAGCCAAACAACAGTTTCCCTTCCATTCAG CTCCGGCACTAGACGTGGACTGGCAGAGCAACAACACGTTCGcctcctgcagcacagacatGTGCATCCACGTGTGTAAACTGGGACAGGACAGGCCCATCAAAACATTCCAGGGACACACA aaTGAAGTAAATGCAATCAAGTGGGATCCCACAGGTAACCTGCTGGCCTCCTGCTCAGACGACATGACGTTGAAG ATCTGGAGTATGAAGCAGGACTCGTGTGTCCATGACCTGCAGGCCCACAGTAAAGAGATCTACACCATCAAGTGGAGTCCAACCGGGCCTGGAACCAACAACCCCAGCGCTAACCTCATGCTAGCCAG TGCATCGTTTGACTCCACGGTCCGTCTTTGGGACGTGGAGAGAGGCATCTGCATTCACACGCTGACTAAGCACCAGGAGCCCGTCTACAGCGTGGCCTTCAGCCCTGACGGGCGCCATCTGGCCAGCGGCTCCTTCGACAAATGCGTGCACATCTGGAATACACAG ACGGGCGCTTTAGTCCACAGCTACAGAGGGACGGGGGGGATCTTTGAGGTTTGCTGGAACGCAGCGGGAGACAAAGTGGGAGCCAGCGCATCAGACGGATCT GTGTGTGTACTAGACCTTCGGAAATAG
- the tbl1xr1a gene encoding F-box-like/WD repeat-containing protein TBL1XR1a isoform X2 translates to MSISSDEVNFLVYRYLQESGFSHSAFTFGIESHISQSNINGALVPPAALISIIQKGLQYVEAEVSINEDGTLFDGRPIESLSLIDAVMPDVVQTRQQAYRDKMAQQQAAASAPTSATGGSIAGNAKNGENTANGEENGAHALANNHADLMEVDGDVEIPQNKAMVLRGHESEVFICAWNPVSDLLASGSGDSTARIWNLSENSTSSSTQLVLRHCIREGGQDVPSNKDVTSLDWNSEGTLLATGSYDGFARIWTKDGNLASTLGQHKGPIFALKWNKKGNFILSAGVDKTTIIWDAHTGEAKQQFPFHSAPALDVDWQSNNTFASCSTDMCIHVCKLGQDRPIKTFQGHTNEVNAIKWDPTGNLLASCSDDMTLKIWSMKQDSCVHDLQAHSKEIYTIKWSPTGPGTNNPSANLMLAR, encoded by the exons ATGAGCATTAGCAGTGATGAGGTCAACTTCCTGGTCTACAGATACCTACAGGAGTCAG ggTTCTCCCACTCGGCGTTCACTTTTGGTATAGAGAGTCACATCAGCCAGTCCAACATCAATGGAGCTCTGGTTCCCCCTGCTGCCCTCATCAGCATCATCCAGAAGGGCCTGCAGTACGTGGAGGCTGAAGTCAGCATCAATGAG GACGGCACATTATTTGACGGGCGGCCCATagagtctctgtctctgattgACGCCGTGATGCCGGACGTTGTTCAGACGCGGCAGCAGGCCTACAGGGATAAGATGGCGCAGCAGCAGGCAGCCGCTTCAGCCCCGACCTCGGCCACCGGAGGCAGCATCGCCGGCAACGCCAAGAACGGAGAGAATACTGCCAACGGGGAGGAGAACGGAGCCCATGCCTTAGCTA ATAACCATGCAGACCTGATGGAGGTGGACGGAGATGTGGAGATCCCTCAGAACAAGGCCATGGTCTTGAGGGGCCACGAGTCAGAGGTCTTCATCTGTGCCTGGAACCCCGTCAGCGACCTGCTGGCCTCAGG gtcTGGGGACTCGACGGCTCGCATCTGGAACCTGAGTGAGAACAGTACGAGCAGCTCCACACAGCTGGTGCTGAGACACTGCATACGAGAGGGGGGGCAGGACGTCCCCAGCAACAAAGACGTCACCTCGCTAGACTGGAAT agcgAGGGCACGCTGTTAGCAACAGGCTCCTATGACGGTTTTGCCAGAATATGGACGAAGGATG GGAACCTGGCCAGCACACTGGGCCAGCACAAAGGTCCCATCTTTGCCCtaaagtggaataaaaaaggcaattttATCCTGAGTGCAGGAGTAGACAAG ACAACAATCATATGGGATGCCCACACAGGAGAAGCCAAACAACAGTTTCCCTTCCATTCAG CTCCGGCACTAGACGTGGACTGGCAGAGCAACAACACGTTCGcctcctgcagcacagacatGTGCATCCACGTGTGTAAACTGGGACAGGACAGGCCCATCAAAACATTCCAGGGACACACA aaTGAAGTAAATGCAATCAAGTGGGATCCCACAGGTAACCTGCTGGCCTCCTGCTCAGACGACATGACGTTGAAG ATCTGGAGTATGAAGCAGGACTCGTGTGTCCATGACCTGCAGGCCCACAGTAAAGAGATCTACACCATCAAGTGGAGTCCAACCGGGCCTGGAACCAACAACCCCAGCGCTAACCTCATGCTAGCCAGGTGA